In Desulfocurvibacter africanus subsp. africanus DSM 2603, one DNA window encodes the following:
- a CDS encoding PKD domain-containing protein, with protein MTHTDTVTVNVSPAPVSPVANAGPDQNAAAGVTVTLNGSASTDLNGDSLIYSWTQTGGTPTVTLTGANTAQPYFTAPSVMLNTVLVFSLTVTDPGGLSSTDTVAITVAHVESAPVANAGADQSVAAGATVTIDGSASSDANGDTLTYSWLQTGGTSVSLTGANTARPSFIAPSVSLGGATLFFTLTVTDTGGLSHSDTVTVNVARTEMPPVANAGGDRAVVVGDDVTLDGRASSDANGDSLTYSWTQTGGTSIGLLTDADTAQPSFIAPALATTLTFTLTVTDPGGLWSSDTVNVDVNPTYVAYPPVANAGADRSVATGATVALDGRASSDPNGDAL; from the coding sequence CGCTCCGGTCTCACCCGTGGCCAACGCCGGACCTGACCAGAACGCTGCCGCAGGCGTAACCGTGACCCTGAACGGCAGCGCGAGCACGGACCTCAACGGCGACAGCCTTATCTACTCCTGGACCCAGACCGGCGGCACGCCCACCGTGACGCTAACGGGCGCCAATACGGCCCAGCCATACTTCACCGCGCCGTCGGTCATGCTGAATACGGTCCTGGTCTTCAGCCTTACAGTGACTGATCCTGGTGGGCTGTCGAGCACGGACACGGTGGCCATTACCGTGGCCCACGTCGAGTCCGCCCCCGTGGCCAACGCTGGAGCTGACCAGAGCGTTGCCGCCGGAGCAACCGTGACTATTGACGGCAGCGCGAGCTCGGACGCAAACGGTGACACCCTGACCTACTCCTGGCTCCAGACCGGCGGAACAAGCGTGTCGCTCACAGGCGCCAACACGGCCCGGCCAAGCTTCATTGCGCCATCGGTTTCGCTGGGTGGCGCGACCCTGTTTTTCACGCTCACGGTGACGGATACCGGCGGCCTGTCCCACTCGGACACGGTGACCGTGAACGTGGCCCGCACGGAGATGCCGCCCGTGGCCAACGCGGGAGGCGACCGAGCTGTTGTCGTGGGCGATGACGTGACCCTCGATGGCAGAGCAAGCTCGGACGCCAACGGCGACAGCCTGACCTACTCCTGGACCCAGACCGGCGGCACATCCATTGGGCTGCTCACGGACGCCGACACGGCCCAGCCGAGCTTCATCGCGCCCGCCCTGGCCACAACCCTGACCTTCACCCTGACGGTCACAGATCCAGGCGGGCTGTGGAGCTCGGATACCGTGAACGTGGACGTGAACCCGACCTACGTTGCCTATCCGCCCGTGGCCAACGCCGGGGCCGACCGGAGCGTTGCCACAGGCGCAACCGTGGCTCTTGACGGCAGAGCAAGCTCCGACCCCAACGGCGACGCCCT